Sequence from the Phragmites australis chromosome 11, lpPhrAust1.1, whole genome shotgun sequence genome:
CCTCCCCCGCAGACACCAGTGACACCAGCTgctccgccgccgtctccgcctCCCCAGCAACCACCAGTGACACCAGTTGCACCGCCGCCGGCGTCTCCTCCTACACCGCAGCTGCCCGTACCTTCTCCGCCTGCACCAGTGACGCCAACGCCGTCAGCACCGGTCCCATCTCCGCCGGTGACTCCGCCGCCATCAGCACCGTCCTCATCTCCGCCAGTGACGCGGCCGCCGTCAACACCGACCCCGTTGCCCACGCCATCAACTCCGACGCAGTCGCCGCCAGTGATCCCTGCGCCATCAACGCCCACGCCGTCTCCTCCAGTGACGCCTGCGCCATCAGCGCCCACGCCGTCGCCTACCCCGTCACCTCCAATGCCGCCTACACCATCAGCGCCCACGCCGTCGCCTCCAATGCCGCCTGCACCTTCACCACCCACGCCATCATCGCCAGTGACGCCTGCACCAACGCCCACGCCGTCGCCCTTGGCCCCAGTGACGCCTGCACCATCAGGGCCAACGCCGTCGCCACAGTCCCCTGTGACGCCAGCACCGGCAACGCCGTTCCCGCCTCCTCCGGTGACTCCAGTGCCACCAACGCCGTCCCCGCCATCTCCATCAACGCCGGCGCCGCCATTGCCTTCGCCACCTTCTCCTGTGACGCCCGCACCACCAGTGCCATCCCCGCCTTCTATGCCGGTACCAACGCCGTCCCCGCCATCTCCATCAATGCCAGCGCCGCCTCTACCTTCACCGCCATCTCCATTGACGCCCGGGCCACCAATGCCATCCCCGCCTTCTACGCCGGTACCAACGCCGTCCCCGCCATCTCCATCAATGCCAGCGCCGCCTCTACCTTCACCGCCATCTCCATCGACACCCGGGCCACCAATGCCATCCCCACCTTCACCTGTAATGCCCGCGCCACCAATGCCATCCCCACCTTCTCCTGTGACGCCGGTACCAACGTCCTCCCCGCCATCTCCATCAATGCCGACGCCACCATTACCTTCACCGCCATCTCCATCGACGCCGGGGCCACCAATGCCATCCCCGCCTTCTCCGGTGACGCCTGCGCCACCAAGGCCGTCACCAACTCCACCGGGCGTTCCAACCCCGACGATACCACCGTCCGCGCCAACGACACCGGTGCCACCACCCACACCACCATCTCCACGTCGGCCTGATCCTCCAGCGGCGCCCATACAGCCGCCCTCTCCGCCTTGGGTAACACCACCTCCTCATGGCCCTGCTCCTCCTGGCGTAACCCCGTCGCCCCCAAGTGGCGTAGCGCCTCCCCCGCCATCACGCTCACCTCCGTCGCCATCGACTTCATCTGGGACGGTGATCGGCGTCTCCGTGGCCATCGCAACAGTGGTTGTGCTCGGCCTCGTGGCCGGGCTTATCTACTTCTGCTCGAAGAAGCGCCGCCAACGCCGTGGcggccgccgcccctccccgCCGGGTACGTACCAACACTCCCATACGCTTTACACGCTCTGGCCTGGCCGGTGCAAGTGCAACGCCGCACGAGCAACGTAAGAGTGCGCGCGCGTCACGCAACGTAAGTCGCCGGGCCCCGCGGTTTGGACGCATCGCGCCGCGCACTTGCCATGTCGTGCGCGTGCGCCGGCAACCTTAGCTAGTGTTGGTGGTGATGGCGACACGTACTACGTGATCCGTTGATGGCTGATATGGTGTTGCTACGCTTTAGGTGCTGCACGGTTTGGTTTCTGACTCGCTTTTCAAGTGCGTGCTCAATGCCAACTTGCCTCGTAAAAGTTGCTCCTCGATGAATTTGTGGACGAAAATGGCAAGGGATGTACAACTGTGCATATATGCTTTCAGCACTTATCCTCTCCGCACTTAACTACCTAGCATTTACCGTAGGCATCCTCTCGATGCTCTAACGCCCACACCAGATATATTCGAAAGTCCCAAATGATGGGAGGGGGAGGAAAGAGAGAATTGGTCTAAGGGCAGCTTAAAACCAGCCCAACCTCTTCATGGTCACATCCCCTTTTCCCACGCTTTTATTGTTATAGACGGATCACTACCCCTTTCCTTCTCTATGTAAGACTAAATAAGGAAATACAAAGAAAGGAAGAGAGATATCTGTTTTCGGTCACTTTAGGTGTTACTTACTGCCTTTATGAATTGATTTTTTCGTCTCCACAAATCATATTCAGTCATGACAAAAAGAAGTTCAAATATCCCACGTGTTTGTGTTTTGGAACACTCCAATTGTCAACATTTTTTCCCATCAATCAGACATGCTGCATGCCTGATTGATGTTCTTACTGGAAAAAGTGAGAAGCAAGTAGTGCTAGTCTTTGCTTAGTTAACTTGAGTCAGCGGTCTCCATATTACCAGTTCAATCAGCTGCCATTTATTCTTGTATACAGACAATAGTTGAGTCGGAAAAGATTTACTTTTTCTCccattgatgatgatgattcttAATTCTACGTGGACTTCTTTTTCTCATTAATTCTTACACTTGCTGATGTTGTTCTTGCGTTAGACCCACGGCTGCCGGTGACGTCGTCGCACCCGAGGACGCCATCAGCGCCCTTACAAGCTCGGCCGCAACTGTTCTCACAACAGATGCGCCCGTCGTGGCAAAGCAGCGACACCCCCTCCGCCCCCCTGGGcccgccgcccccgcccccgccggtCACCGGCGGCACGGTCTCGTACGCCGAACTGGCCGCGGCGACGGGCGGGTTCGCGGACGCCAGCCTGCTGGGGCAGGGCGGGTTCGGGCACGTGTACCGCGGCACGCTGCCGGGCGCGGGGGAGGTGGCCATCAAGCGGCTGCGGACCGGGAGCGGGCAGGGCCACCGCGAGTTCCGCGCCGAGGTGGAGATCATCAGCCGCGTGCACCACCGCCACCTCGTCTCCCTCGTCGGTTACTGCATCCACGCCGACCAGCGCCTGCTCGTCTACGAGTACGTGCCCAACAAGACGCTCGAGTTCCACCTGCACGGTACGTGATTGCGACCGAAACACGGCTCTCGTTGGATGCCACAACCAGCGGTTTGGGATGGCGTCTGACGTGAGGTTTTGCATGGTTTCAGGGAGCGACCAGCCGTCGTTGGACTGGCCGCAGAGGTGGAAGATCGCGCTCGGATCGGCGAAGGGACTGGCCTACCTGCACGAGGACTGTAAGTTCATGCCTCGGCTTTTCTGCTCTTTTCAGTGTCCACTGGTCTGAAATTTTGTAAGATCAGTTTAGATGTGTCGATGAGACAGTCAATGCCTGGTCTTGGTCTCAGGTGATCCTAAGATCATTCATCGCGATATCAAGGCGACCAATATCCTCCTGGATTACAATTTTGAGCCAAAGGTAAATGATTATGTCTGTCACTTTAGTTTGCTTGCCAGTAAGTACATTTGTCTCATGATGAGAATCTCTTGTTCAGGTTTCAGACTTTGGGTTGGCCAGGATCCAGGCCGGAGGCGACACTCATGTCTCCACGCGAGTGATGGGAACCTTCGGGTAATCAAATTGGTTACTCCAAACTATTTCTCACTACAGTTAACTAGTATTGGCCTTTTTATGATTGATTCTAGCACAGTGGTAATGATGACCTAATCTCCTTCTAATTCCAGATACTTGGCGCCAGAGTACGCCTCCAGCGGCAGAGTAACTGACCGGTCCGACGTCTTCTCCTTCGGGGTCGTGCTTCTGGAGATCATCACCGGGAGGAAACCTGTTCTGTCATCTGAGCCATACAACGACGATACTCTGATTTCTTGGGTGGGTGCCATGAATTTTGAATTCAAGTTAAGAACTGTGCCAATTTAAGTCCAGCTCGTAGTATATTTCTTATTGTCGGATTTCCAACAGATAGTAGTAGTGCAGTGgtaaaaaattcaatttgcCCACCAGTCCCCACGCTATGACATGTCAATTTCGTCTTTCTGGACTGATGACAGCATCACACATGGCTTTGAGTTAGCTCGCCTTGTCAGATTATTCATGTAAAAAGCGTCTGaattactgttttttttttttgggtacaGGCAAGGCCTCTACTGACAAAGGCTCTCGAAGAGGAAATCTTCGACGAGTTGATTGACCCAAAGCTGGAAGGTAACTACGACGCCGTCGACATGCAGCGGATCAtcgcctgcgccgccgccgcggtgcgGCACACGGCGCGGTCCCGGCCGCGAATGAGCCAGGTGAATGATCTCCTTGTCCTTTCGGAACATTTTAAATTTCACAATGTACTTGCACACGCAATGGACACCCATTGCAAACTTGCAGGAAACAATTTTGCTCCAGATTTTAGCAGTAGTTAACGTTGTACGCGTTGCTCGCTCTCGTGAACAAGCAGATCGTCCGGTACCTGGAGGGCCAGCTATCCGCCGATGCCCTGAACGCTGGCGTCGCGCCGGGGCAGAGCGAGCTGCAGGACGAGCACGCGGGCGAGCAGTTGAGGCGGATGAGGAGGATGGCGTTCGTGCCGGGGGACACCGGGACTCTGACCGAGAACATGAGCAGCAGCTACGTGAGCGAGCCGACGAGCGAGTACGGGCTGCACCCATCCACCTCGAGCGCCAACGACGACGCCGACACGGGCGAGGTGGTGGGCACGCAGAGGACGACGGACACGGACGAGGCGGAAACGCAGAGGACGAGCCCGAGCCGGCCGCAGACGGCGTCCAGCCCGGGCACGGCCGATGGCACGTCGGGACAggactccgccgccgccgtggggATGAGCAGGCGCACGCGGTCCGGACGCATCGGCGCGTGACGCTTGCAAAGAAGTTGATTTTGCCAGGGTAGAATGCCAGTGTCGGTCTTGTTTTTGAGTTTCGGGATTCATTAGGGCCGGGCATACAAGTAAACAGGGTCATGTGCCAgaatttttcttcattttttttggcttgtTTAGATCATTAGGTTATTCGTTTTTTAGGGGAATTTTGCAGCTTTTGCCCTAATTAAGAGCTCAGAGCTGTAagcatctattatattattatttgaggagAAAAATAACCACTAACTTTGCTCTCAATGTCACAAAATAAccatattaattaaaaaaaaatctatactactcattattatgaacatctaacgatctagattaaactaaagagccaatatcaaatacgattaataaatagctgaaTTCGAAAACAAAATAGTCCATAGCAAAAATACAGTCCAAATAAAATTAGTaacaaaattatgaaaattaataacaaaattataaaaattagtaATTTGATTTCGATTcggtttgagaagcaaaatatctaaataaagagtccaaataaaataaaataaataatatttaaaattagaGTTAGAATATAAAAATGAGGATAATACAAATAcagtcttataaaaaattaaactattataaaaatcaatacctaaataaagagttcgtATAAAATACAATTGATTAATAgctaaaattaataataaaaaatcaaaaattttactaagataatagattaaaaacACTGTATAGTTCAAAGTCATCACATCAATTAGGCATCATACCAGATATAACACGTAGGCAAAGCACAATTCGCAAGCAAAGCAAACATATTCtaattttgactgggctgcatACGGCAGACACATAATTTTGACAGTTAATTAAAACATGTACGAATCGAACTAATACTTGTAACGATTCGGTACAAGTTTGAAGCatgataattttcttttctattaacataatttttttttctaattttatgtattttgtaaCTTAAATGGCACTAACATCGTAAAAATTaaatagactaatttttaattaaatttattataataaaatattacaacgaCCCTAGTCATACTTATTAACCTGAGCTATCTTTCTAGGTTTTTATAGCCAATGGGAACCACACCGCATGAATTtagcaaaacaaaaaaatcagtAAAATGTCACATAAAAGTGATTGGCTGTATGGAACTTTCTTGTTAGTTCCATCTGTATTTGCTTCGTTGTGCATAGATACGTGTGtccttcagagttcagacatgCGTTGCGCGACATGTGGATGGTTGATATGTGCTAGCCTGTTGTGTGGAACTTTCTTGTTAGTTCCATCTGTATTTGCATCGACCAGTATCCGTTCGAACTAAACTGTTGTCAGAAATTTGATATGTGTTACACAGTCAAATATTGGGGGAATTCCTTATGTGTCATAAAAAAATGCCTCTTCCTTCTATACCACTAAGATTTTTGAACATCCTTATTTACCATAATTTTATCTTCCATTCCTTCATGCCATTCCATCCACTTGCCGTCCAAAATACACCGCTAAAATCACTGTTCACCGATTCATTACTCAATGACtttgtttctaaaaaaaatcaatggtattttgtttctcaaaagtctatttttttatataatccaagtataacctattttaatcgaattcattaaaaacatatgtataatttaaactaaaattataaaaaatactattttttataatttctaataattgttaggcgctcaaataaaatcccaaaaatctggacaaattcactaatattcttcttatgtaatgaactaatttttaaaattatttttagtcttaggttatatgatgaaaaattgagttttttttttgcaatgctccatttatatgcagcGTGATagaatagataaaaataaatcattacaaagtaatttattttttcaccatacaacctagagttgaaaataattttagaaattagtctatcatataaaaagaatattagtgtttttttaagattttattttaattattttcatCCTCTGCTACAAGTCTTATATGttagtgaaaaaattataaattagatatttcgtttccCCTAAAATTACTGAAATTTTAACGAAATTTAATCTC
This genomic interval carries:
- the LOC133885924 gene encoding proline-rich receptor-like protein kinase PERK2, producing MSAPAPGGSSSPPSNISPPSSPPSNNPTPTPPTPDPASSPPPATPTAPPAPPVFPSDPPASSPPPPPESSPPPQPPVTPPAPPLSSPPPQTPATPSAPPPSSPPPLTPATPTDPPPSSPPPQPHPTPADPLASTPPPPVAPAASPPSSPPPQTPVTPVAPPPSFPPPQQPVTPVAPQPSFPPPQTPVTPAAPPPSPPPQQPPVTPVAPPPASPPTPQLPVPSPPAPVTPTPSAPVPSPPVTPPPSAPSSSPPVTRPPSTPTPLPTPSTPTQSPPVIPAPSTPTPSPPVTPAPSAPTPSPTPSPPMPPTPSAPTPSPPMPPAPSPPTPSSPVTPAPTPTPSPLAPVTPAPSGPTPSPQSPVTPAPATPFPPPPVTPVPPTPSPPSPSTPAPPLPSPPSPVTPAPPVPSPPSMPVPTPSPPSPSMPAPPLPSPPSPLTPGPPMPSPPSTPVPTPSPPSPSMPAPPLPSPPSPSTPGPPMPSPPSPVMPAPPMPSPPSPVTPVPTSSPPSPSMPTPPLPSPPSPSTPGPPMPSPPSPVTPAPPRPSPTPPGVPTPTIPPSAPTTPVPPPTPPSPRRPDPPAAPIQPPSPPWVTPPPHGPAPPGVTPSPPSGVAPPPPSRSPPSPSTSSGTVIGVSVAIATVVVLGLVAGLIYFCSKKRRQRRGGRRPSPPDPRLPVTSSHPRTPSAPLQARPQLFSQQMRPSWQSSDTPSAPLGPPPPPPPVTGGTVSYAELAAATGGFADASLLGQGGFGHVYRGTLPGAGEVAIKRLRTGSGQGHREFRAEVEIISRVHHRHLVSLVGYCIHADQRLLVYEYVPNKTLEFHLHGSDQPSLDWPQRWKIALGSAKGLAYLHEDCDPKIIHRDIKATNILLDYNFEPKVSDFGLARIQAGGDTHVSTRVMGTFGYLAPEYASSGRVTDRSDVFSFGVVLLEIITGRKPVLSSEPYNDDTLISWARPLLTKALEEEIFDELIDPKLEGNYDAVDMQRIIACAAAAVRHTARSRPRMSQIVRYLEGQLSADALNAGVAPGQSELQDEHAGEQLRRMRRMAFVPGDTGTLTENMSSSYVSEPTSEYGLHPSTSSANDDADTGEVVGTQRTTDTDEAETQRTSPSRPQTASSPGTADGTSGQDSAAAVGMSRRTRSGRIGA